One genomic segment of Panicum virgatum strain AP13 chromosome 2N, P.virgatum_v5, whole genome shotgun sequence includes these proteins:
- the LOC120662973 gene encoding ricin B-like lectin R40G2: MSWFGHHHHQPAPAASGPNQVFKIFCRANDNYCLAVRDGAVVLAPANPKDIHQHWYKDMRFSTRVKDEEGMPAFALVNKATGLAIKHSLGQSHPVKLVPFNPEEEDASVLWTESKDVGKGFRCIRMVNNTRLGFDAFHGDKDHGGVHDGTTVVLWEWCKGENQSWKILPWGPEADSPAAGPGNASVGGVPVHTVRIFCKAGEDYSLTARNGTACLAPTNPRDEYQHWIKDMRHSNRVRDEEGYPAFALVNKVTGEAIKHSTGQGHPVKLVPYNPDYQDESVLWTESRDVGSGFRCLRMVNNIYLNFDAFHGDKAHGGVHDGTEIVLWKWCEGDNQRWKILPWSPAGNMDVYGGERYYGSYGGAGGLATPGYAPPVPYGMSQVNIEGHGCGRPLPPQPTVKVYCRANPNYALTIRNGKVVLAPANPKDDYQHWIKDMRWSTSVKDEEGYPAFALVNKATGEAIKHSLGQSHPVRLVPYNPDFLDESVLWTESRDVGNGFRCVRMVNNIYLNLDALHGDKWHGGVRDGTEIVLWKWCEGDNQRWKIQPYY; the protein is encoded by the exons ACAACTACTGCCTCGCCGTCCGCGACGGCGCCGTCGTGCTCGCCCCGGCCAACCCCAAGGACATCCACCAGCACTGGTACAAGGACATGCGCTTCAGCACCAGGGTCAAGGACGAGGAGGGCATGCCGGCCTTCGCGCTCGTCAACAAGGCCACCGGGCTCGCCATCAAGCACTCGCTGGGCCAGTCCCACCCG GTGAAGCTGGTGCCCTTCAAccccgaggaggaggacgcgtcGGTGCTGTGGACGGAGAGCAAGGACGTCGGCAAGGGCTTCCGCTGCATCCGCATGGTGAACAACACCCGCCTCGGCTTCGACGCTTTCCACGGCGACAAGGACCACGGCGGCGTGCACGACGGCACCACCGTCGTGCTCTGGGAGTGGTGCAAGGGCGAGAACCAGAGCTGGAAGATCCTGCCCTGGGGCCCCGAGGCGGACTCCCCCGCGGCGGGGCCCGGCAACGCGTCCGTCGGCGGCGTCCCCGTGCACACCGTGCGCATCTTCTGCAAGGCCGGCGAGGACTACAGCCTCACGGCGCGCAACGGCACCGCGTGCCTGGCGCCCACCAACCCCAGGGACGAGTACCAGCACTGGATCAAGGACATGAGGCACAGCAACCGGGTCCGGGACGAGGAGGGCTACCCGGCCTTCGCGCTCGTCAACAAGGTCACCGGCGAGGCCATCAAGCACTCCACCGGCCAGGGCCACCCGGTCAAGCTGGTGCCCTACAACCCGGACTACCAGGACGAGTCCGTGCTCTGGACGGAGAGCCGCGACGTCGGCAGCGGCTTCCGCTGCCTGCGCATGGTCAACAACATCTACCTCAACTTCGACGCCTTCCACGGCGACAAGGCCCACGGCGGCGTCCACGACGGCACCGAGATCGTGCTCTGGAAGTGGTGCGAGGGAGACAACCAGCGCTGGAAGATCCTCCCATGGT CACCAGCAGGTAACATGGACGTGTACGGTGGTGAGCGCTACTATGGCAGttacggcggcgccggcggcctggccACGCCCGGGTACGCGCCGCCGGTTCCGTACGGCATGTCGCAGGTGAACATCGAGGGGCACGGGTGCGGGCGTCCGCTTCCGCCGCAGCCGACGGTGAAGGTGTACTGCCGCGCCAACCCCAACTACGCCCTGACGATCCGCAACGGCAAGGTGGTGCTGGCGCCGGCGAACCCCAAGGACGACTACCAGCACTGGATCAAGGACATGCGGTGGAGCACGAGCGTCAAGGACGAGGAGGGGTACCCGGCCTTCGCGCTGGTGAACAAGGCCACCGGGGAGGCCATCAAGCACTCGCTGGGGCAGTCCCACCCGGTGCGCCTGGTGCCCTACAACCCCGACTTCCTGGACGAGTCGGTGCTCTGGACGGAGAGCCGCGACGTCGGCAACGGCTTCCGCTGCGTCCGCATGGTCAACAACATCTACCTCAACTTGGACGCCCTCCACGGCGACAAGTGGCACGGCGGCGTCCGCGACGGCACCGAGATCGTGCTCTGGAAGTGGTGCGAGGGAGACAACCAGCGCTGGAAGATCCAGCCATACTACTGA